The sequence GGAAAAATTCGAGACCGTCACCGGCGGTAAGCTCGTGGAAGGCTACGGACTGACGGAAACGTCCCCAGTCGCGATCGCGAACTTCGTCTGGGAAGGCCAGCGGAAACGCGGATCGATCGGCGTGCCATGGCCGGACACCGATGTCGCCATCCTCCCGCCCGACTCCGCGGAGCGGATGAAACCCGGGGAAGTCGGCGAAATCGCGGTCAAAGGGCCGCAGGTGATGAAAGGCTATTGGAACCGGCCGGAAGAGACGGCGGAAAGTTTCCGGGACGGCTGGTTTTTGACCGGTGATCTCGGGTACATGGATGAGGACGGCTTCTTCTATGTCGTCGACCGCAAGAAAGATATGATCATCGCGAGCGGTTTCAACATCTCACCGCGCGAGATCGAGGAAGTGCTGTATGAGCATGACGCCATCCAGGAATGCGTTGTCGCCGGTGTGCCGGATCCGTATCGCGGCGAGACAGTGAAAGCGTACATCGTCCTGAAGGAAGGGAAACACGCGACGGAAGAAGAACTGGACGCCTTCTGCCGCGCCAACATGGCCTCATTCAAAGTGCCGCGCATCTATGACTTCCGTGACGAACTGCCGAAGACCGCAGTCGGCAAGATCCTGCGCAGGGCGCTGGTCGACGAGGAGAAGAAGAAGCTCGAACAGAAACTGACCTCCTGAGGCAAAAAAGCTTGACGGAAAACTGAATAGCGATTACTATGAAAATATGAATGAACCATCATTCATATTTTCTTTTTTATTCAATCAATGATGGTGGTGAGCAAACTGAAGCGGGAAAAACCGAAATATAAGAAAATCGTAGACGCTGCCGTCGCAGTGATCGCACAGAACGGCTACCATCAGGCGCAAGTGTCCAAAATCGCAAAAGAGGCGGGCGTCGCAGACGGTACCATCTATCTCTACTTCAAGAACAAAGAAGACATCCTCATCTCCGTGTTCCAGGAAAAGATGGCCGTCTTCGCAGACTACGTCAAAGAAATTCTGGAAATGGACTGCCCGGCTTCAGAGAAGCTGTATAAACTGATCCAGAACCATTTCAACGTCCTCCACGAGGACCGCAACCTGGCCATTGTCACGCAGCTTGAACTGCGGCAGTCAGGCAAGGAACTGCGCTTCCGTATCAATGAAGTGCTGAAAGAGTACATGACGCTCATGGACGCCATCCTGAAAGAGGGGATCGCAAACGGCGAATTCGCGCAGGATCTCGACACCCGGCTCGCCCGGCAAATGGTCTTCGGCACGATCGACGAGACGTGCACGTCCTGGGTCATGAACGACCAGAAATACGGTCTCACGGAACTTGCACCAAAAGTCCATAAGCTGCTGCTCTCCGGCATGAAAGGCTGAGCAGCACACCCGGCAGCCGGATGCGGAATAAGTATAAATCTTTAAATCAGTGAAACATGTATGCTATCATTGAAGGCGCTTCCATTTCTAGTTAACAACCAGCACACTGTACTGAAAAAGGATGGGATGACATGGAGTTTTTATCCGTAACGATCGACCGGGGGGTTGCCGTCGCCTCCATCAACAGGCCGCCGGCGAACGCCCTGGCACGCGCCCTCATTCTTGAGGTCGGGGAACTGCTCGAACAGCTGAAAGACATCGATGACGTCCGTGTGATCGTCCTGCGCGGCGAAGGGAAGTTCTTCTCCGCCGGCGCGGACATCAAGGAATTCACGACAGTTTCTTCAGGCGCTGAATTCTCGAAACTTTCGAGCGACGGCCAGGCGGTCTTCGAACGTCTCGAGACGTATCACAAGCCGGTCATTGCAGCTATCCACGGTGCCGCACTCGGCGGCGGACTGGAACTGGCGATGGCCTGCCATATGCGTTTTGTGACGGAAACTGCGAAACTCGGCCTGCCGGAACTGCAGCTCGGCCTGATTCCCGGATTTGCGGGAACCCAGCGCCTGCCGGGATATGTCGGCAAGGCGAAAGCAGCGGAGATGCTGCTGACGAGTGAACCGATCACAGGAACCGAAGCCGTGCTGTGGGGGCTCGCGAACCGCGCCTTCCCGGAAGAGGACCTGATGACGGAAACTCTTGCAATCGCACACAAAATTGCAGAGAAGAGCCCGGTCGCCATGCAGGCGGCACTGCGCATGCTGCAGTATACGAAAGACGATTCGTACCGCAAAGGCGTACAGGCGGAAGCCGACTCCTTCGGTCAGGTCTTCGTGTCGGAAGACGCAAAAGAGGGCATCCAGGCATTCATCGAAAAACGCAAACCGAAATTCAATGGACGATAAAAAGTTGAGGAGGTCAGCAATATGAATATCTATGCTTTGGTAAAACGCACATTTGACACAGAGGAAAAAATCGTTGTAAAAAATGGTGAAATCCAGGACGACGGTGCAGAATTCATCATCAACCCGTATGACGAGTATGCGGTCGAGGAAGCGATCCAGGTCCGCGACGAACACGGCGGGGAAGTGACCGTCCTGTCACTCGGCGGTGAGGACGCGGAAAAGCAGCTCCGCACAGCGCTTGCGATGGGGGCTGACAAAGCGGTTCTCATCAACACGGAAGACGATCTCGATGAAATGGATGAGTTCTCGGCAGCCAAGATCATCGCCGAATACTTGAAAGACAAAGACGCGGATCTCATCATTGCAGGAAACGTCGCAATCGACGGCGGCTCCGGCCAGGTCGGCCCGCGTGTTGCGGAACTCCTCGGCATCAACTGCGTGACGACGATCACCGACCTCAAGCTGGACGGCACTGACGCGACACTCGTCCGCGACGTGGAAGGGGACTCGGAGACGATCAAGACTGCCCTGCCGCTCCTCGTGACGGCACAGCAGGGATTGAACGAACCGCGCTATCCATCACTGCCGGGTATCATGAAAGCGAAAAAGAAACCGCTTGAAGAACTGGAACTCGATGATCTGGATCTCGACGAAGACGATGTCGAAGCGAAAACGGAAACTGTCGACATCTTCATGCCGCCTGCAAAAGAGGCAGGGCGGATCCTCGAAGGCGAAGTGGCGGACCAGGTGAGCGAACTGGTCACACTGCTCAGCAAAGAAGCGAAAGTCATCTGATTTCGGACCATTTAAACCGTTCTAGGAGGGACAAAACATGTCAAAAAATGTGTTAGTACTGGGCGAAACTCGCGAAGGCGAATTGCGGAACGTATCCTTTGAAGCCATAGCGGCGGCGAAGCAGATTTCAGGAGGCGGCACGATCACAGGCGTACTCATCGGGGAATCAGTGGAGAACCTTGCGCAGGACATGATCCAGCACGGGGCGGACCGTGTCGTCACTGTTGAGAATGCGGACTTGAAGCAGTATACATCCGACGGCTTCGGCCAGGCGTTCATGGCTGTCTATGAACAGGAAAAGCCGGAAGCCATCGTCATGGGGCATACAGCACTCGGGAAGGACCTCTCCCCGAAGATCGCAGCCAAACTCGGCTCGGGACTCATTTCGGATGTTACAACGATCGAAGGGGAAGGCGACGATGCGGAATTCATCCGCCCGATCTACTCCGGAAAAGCATTCGAGAAGGTCAAGAACAAAGAAGGACTGCTGTTCGTGACGATCCGTCCGAACAACATCGAACCGCTTGAGAAGGACGACAGCCGCTCTGGTGACGTGTCATCCGTATCTGCGGACATCACGAACCTCCGCTCCGTCATCGCGGACGTCGTACGGAAAGCATCCGAAGGGGTCGACCTCTCCGAAGCGAAAGTCATCGTAGCAGGCGGACGCGGCGTCAAGAGCGAAGACGGTTTTAAACCGCTCGAAGAACTCGCGGATCTGCTCGGCGGCGCAGTCGGCGCATCCCGCGGTGCGTGTGATGCGGACTACTGTGATTACTCGCTCCAGATCGGCCAGACAGGGAAAGTCGTCACGCCTGACCTGTACATCGCGGTCGGCATCTCCGGCGCGATCCAGCACATGGCGGGTATGTCGAACTCCAAGATCATCGTCGCCATCAACAAAGATCCGGAAGCCAACATCTTCAAAGTGGCGGACTACGGAATCGTCGGCGACCTGTTCGACGTCATGCCGATCCTGATCGACGAAGTGAAGAAACTCAAAGCGGGTCAGACTGCATAATCACATTTCGGCAGGGCCTTCCATTTGTACTTGAATGGAAGGCCCTGTTTTACCGGAGCGGATCCTGCAAGCGATCCATCCCGCAGGTGCTGTAAGCGCTATAAGCAGATTTTTCGCCTCGGGTGAATGTGCATGATATACTTGTTCCAGAGTTGTTACCTACAAAGGAGGAATTATCCAATGGCTATTCTGAACGCTACTGATGCAGACTTTACTGAAAAGACAAGTGAAGGTGTCGTACTCGTTGACTTCTGGGCACCATGGTGCGGGCCTTGTAAGATGATCGCTCCGGTTCTTGAAGAATTGGACGGCGAAATCGAAGGCAAAGCGCAGATCGTGAAAGTGAACGTGGATGACAACCAGGGAACTGCAAGCAAATTCGGCATCATGTCGATCCCGACACTCCTCGTCATGAAAGACGGCGAAACTGTCGACAAAGTAGTCGGCTTCCGTCCGAAAGAGGAACTTGCAAAATTGGTTGACCAGCACGCATAAGCTTACTATCTCAAGACCGGGTCCCTGTTCTCAGCGGAACCCGGTTTTTTTGGCAGGTGACAGATAACCATGAATGAATTGATCCAGCAGAAGCTCGCCATCCTTCCCGATGATCCCGGGTGCTATCTCATGAAAGACAGGCAGGGCACCATCATCTACGTCGGTAAGGCGAAAGTGCTGAAAAACCGGGTCCGCAGCTATTTCACCGGATCCCATGACGCGAAAACCCAGCGGCTCGTCTCCGAAATCGAGGACTTCGAGTT comes from Sporosarcina trichiuri and encodes:
- a CDS encoding TetR/AcrR family transcriptional regulator, producing MKREKPKYKKIVDAAVAVIAQNGYHQAQVSKIAKEAGVADGTIYLYFKNKEDILISVFQEKMAVFADYVKEILEMDCPASEKLYKLIQNHFNVLHEDRNLAIVTQLELRQSGKELRFRINEVLKEYMTLMDAILKEGIANGEFAQDLDTRLARQMVFGTIDETCTSWVMNDQKYGLTELAPKVHKLLLSGMKG
- a CDS encoding enoyl-CoA hydratase; this translates as MEFLSVTIDRGVAVASINRPPANALARALILEVGELLEQLKDIDDVRVIVLRGEGKFFSAGADIKEFTTVSSGAEFSKLSSDGQAVFERLETYHKPVIAAIHGAALGGGLELAMACHMRFVTETAKLGLPELQLGLIPGFAGTQRLPGYVGKAKAAEMLLTSEPITGTEAVLWGLANRAFPEEDLMTETLAIAHKIAEKSPVAMQAALRMLQYTKDDSYRKGVQAEADSFGQVFVSEDAKEGIQAFIEKRKPKFNGR
- a CDS encoding electron transfer flavoprotein subunit beta/FixA family protein, whose product is MNIYALVKRTFDTEEKIVVKNGEIQDDGAEFIINPYDEYAVEEAIQVRDEHGGEVTVLSLGGEDAEKQLRTALAMGADKAVLINTEDDLDEMDEFSAAKIIAEYLKDKDADLIIAGNVAIDGGSGQVGPRVAELLGINCVTTITDLKLDGTDATLVRDVEGDSETIKTALPLLVTAQQGLNEPRYPSLPGIMKAKKKPLEELELDDLDLDEDDVEAKTETVDIFMPPAKEAGRILEGEVADQVSELVTLLSKEAKVI
- a CDS encoding electron transfer flavoprotein subunit alpha/FixB family protein, which translates into the protein MSKNVLVLGETREGELRNVSFEAIAAAKQISGGGTITGVLIGESVENLAQDMIQHGADRVVTVENADLKQYTSDGFGQAFMAVYEQEKPEAIVMGHTALGKDLSPKIAAKLGSGLISDVTTIEGEGDDAEFIRPIYSGKAFEKVKNKEGLLFVTIRPNNIEPLEKDDSRSGDVSSVSADITNLRSVIADVVRKASEGVDLSEAKVIVAGGRGVKSEDGFKPLEELADLLGGAVGASRGACDADYCDYSLQIGQTGKVVTPDLYIAVGISGAIQHMAGMSNSKIIVAINKDPEANIFKVADYGIVGDLFDVMPILIDEVKKLKAGQTA
- the trxA gene encoding thioredoxin; its protein translation is MAILNATDADFTEKTSEGVVLVDFWAPWCGPCKMIAPVLEELDGEIEGKAQIVKVNVDDNQGTASKFGIMSIPTLLVMKDGETVDKVVGFRPKEELAKLVDQHA